The Streptomyces sp. NBC_00162 sequence GGGTTCGAGGCCGAGGAGCACGGCGTCGCGTCCGCCGGGGGCCAGGTCGCCGTCGCCGATGTCGTCGACGAGGCGGGCGTACCCGTAGACCGCCATCAGGCCGTCCCGCCAGGCGCGGGGCAGGAACGCGGGGGCGACGGGGAAGTTCTCCGTCGCGGCCTTGCCGAGGGTGGCGCGCGCGTGGACCGTGTCGGACAGGGGCCGGATGCCGTCCCCCGCGGTCACCGCCCGCCGCCTGGGGCGGGGACGGCCGTCAAGCCTGGGGGCCGGAGAATTCCCATAGCCATTGCCGTCACGTCTCCCGTTCTACACTGCTGACCTAATACATCCTATTTCGGACACGCCGCCCGGGTTTCCCCGGGGTGCGCCAGGCCGTTCACCTGCGGGGAATCGTCCCCTCTTGCCGCGATTCAGGACTGCTTCAGCTTACGCTGTACAACGCCTTGAAGACCTCTGGGGTATTCACCGCGCCACCGAATGTCGCCGCCGAATGTCACCACCCGATAGCGCCGGGAATTGCCGCGACACGCCGAGGCCCCCGCCGCGCTGAGCGGCGGGGGCCTCGCGGGGTCCGGCCGGGGGCGGCCGGCTCCCGTGGTCAGCCGTTGGACGCCTTCTCGTAGGCCGAGACGACTTCCTCCGTGGGCCCGTCCATCAGGAGCTCGCCCTTTTCCAGCCACAGCACCCGGTCACAGGTGTCGCGGATGGACTTGTTGTTGTGGCTCACCAGGAACACGGTGCCGGCCTTCTCCCGCAGTTCGCGGATGCGGTTCTCGGAACGCACCTGGAAACTGCGGTCACCGGTGGCCAGGGCCTCGTCGATCATCAGGACGTCGTGGTCCTTGGCCGCCGCGATGGAGAAGCGCAGGCGCGCCGCCATGCCGGAGGAGTAGGTGCGCATCGGCAGGGAGATGAAGTCGCCCTTCTCGTTGATTCCCGAGAAGTCGACGATGCCCTGGTAGCGCTCCTTGATCTGCTCGCGGCTCATGCCCATCGCGAGACCGCCGAGGACGATGTTGCGCTCGCCGGTCAGGTCGTTCATCAGCGCCGCGTTCACGCCCAGCAGCGAGGGCTGGCCGTCGGTGTAGACCTTGCCCTCCTCGCAGGGCAGGAGGCCCGCGATGGCGCGCAGCAGGGTCGACTTGCCGGAGCCGTTGGAGCCGATGAGGCCGATGGCCTCGCCCCGGTACGCGGTGAAGGAGACCCCGCGGACGGCGTGGACCCGGCGGACGCCCGGCGCATCGCCCTTCTTCCGGCGGACCATCTTGCTGAGCGCGGCGGTGGCCGCTCCCTTGCCGGCGCTGCCGGTATTGACGCGGTAGACGATGTGGACGCCGTCCGCGATCACGGTGGGGACACGCCCCTGGGT is a genomic window containing:
- a CDS encoding ABC transporter ATP-binding protein, whose translation is MADSTQGRVPTVIADGVHIVYRVNTGSAGKGAATAALSKMVRRKKGDAPGVRRVHAVRGVSFTAYRGEAIGLIGSNGSGKSTLLRAIAGLLPCEEGKVYTDGQPSLLGVNAALMNDLTGERNIVLGGLAMGMSREQIKERYQGIVDFSGINEKGDFISLPMRTYSSGMAARLRFSIAAAKDHDVLMIDEALATGDRSFQVRSENRIRELREKAGTVFLVSHNNKSIRDTCDRVLWLEKGELLMDGPTEEVVSAYEKASNG